A stretch of DNA from Cannabis sativa cultivar Pink pepper isolate KNU-18-1 chromosome X, ASM2916894v1, whole genome shotgun sequence:
TGTTCTTAACATGGAAATTTTTCCCAAGCCAGAATCTCCATTCTCAGGTTCTGAATGTAATGACTCACTAGAATCAGAGTTGTGATCAGCTCTTTGAAGTTGAAGGTCTGACTTGTCATCATCGCTACTGGATGATTCATCCATTGAGTCATATATAGAAGAAGAAATAATTGCAGACTGGTGGATTCTCCTTTCTGTCAGTGACAGGGAACTTTCAAAGCTTTCATCAGAATTCTCCTCTGAACCCTCACCATCCATAGATCTGTCCAGCTTAACATGAGAAGCATTTAATGGCAGTCGATCTCCCAAAGCATCCCGTGGGGTCCTCAATGGTAAGTCTTCCTCAATGATTTGGATTTCACCACAAGGCTAAACAATGGGTACTTTTACATCACATCAGACAATTGTCAAATGAAAGAGCAAAAAGAAGagacaataaataataaattaataattctaACCACTCCTTCTGAATCTATGAAACGGCGTCTCAAACGGAATCTGCGCTGCCCACGAGTGACAACATTCAATGAACCATCCTCTAATCTCCGGTACTGTCGaatctgcaaaagtgaatcatAGGTTGATTAAGAGATAACTGGCAGAACCAAGCGACAATTAGAGTGCAACATGTCCAAATCCTTTAGTTATTTCAACTTCCATTTCCAACAGCCTAAAGAAACATGAACATGCATATTTTACATACGATGCACCAACACAAATATCAAAGTAAAGCAATATCCATGTTGTCCCTAGACAGTGAGAATTAGCCAAGAAAAAACACATCATGAATTATGACAGCTCAACAAATCAATTTTCTCAAGACTTCACATAGCATGATAATGATCATTAATGATAATTTACTTTTTGTACTAATTTGGTTCTTAAAATGTTATTGAGCATTGAAGAACAATAGCGCATATTGTAGCAATTAGCATttgttttccttttccttttttttttttttttgtttgccaAATTTAGTACTATATATAGATCTTGCATTGGAGATGGCTTTAATCCCATGTTTGATACATTTTAGTATTTCCTTAGttgattttttcttcttttttatttttcattccaatatgctaaattataatattgcaACAAAGATTTAACAATGCATTGAAAATACTCTAAGACCACACAACATCCTCCATGAATTTTGGAGTATTTTATGGAAGGGTATGCAAGCTCATTGTCAACATGTCTCTCAAAATGAAAAAAACTTCATTATATCTCAAAAAAGTTAGAGCATTCCTTGTAAACCATGAAATTAGTGAAGGAGAAAACAGAGCAATAACTGACCTCTGCAGTAGTCCCAACAGTTGAAAACTTTGTTCTTCCAGTATCACGATTTCTGTTAGCTCTTacctaattaaattttattcataATATCATTTAAGTTTCATGGAGTGATTGAAAGTGGAAAAAGTGGAAAATGAAATTGCATAGATAGAAGAGCTGGATAACCAGCTTTATAAGGAGTACACCTACCACACCAATTGTAAAGGGTACATCAACTTGTGTTAAAGCTCTCTCAATAGCAGCTACAAAATTGCCTTCAATAACTCTGAGAGGAAGGGTTGCTTCAGGGAACAAAACGACTCCTGAATATAACACAGCAAAATTAAAATCATGccgttgttttttttttctttttttgttatgCAAGGGGGAAGAAAAACTTAAAGGATAATGAACGCAGAAAGCAATTTTCAATTGAAAGCTAGTACTACAGTTACAAATGCACATTATTTCTAAGTCATTTAGGAAACATACTTAATCACCAAAGTGGTGAGATCAGAGCTACTTTTGATCATGCAAGAGTAAGACACAGATACATTGGCCAGTTTTCAATAATTCCAAGATCCAAGGAACAGTGTCAACACACTCTATCACACCTTACATTTTCTTCAAAATCCTTCACCTAGTGCAAAAGGAGTAGAAACAATATAAAAACTGAAATCTGAAAAGGAATGAATTAGCACCTTCAAGATAGAAGATTGGAAGGTTAAAGATAGCACCACCCTCCAAAAAGGCAACCCTATTGTGTGTGTCTTCGACATCTGTTAATGATACAAGTAAAACCGTAAGATCTCACTAAACTTAACTGTCTAGTcaaatataaaacaatttaaaatcAAAACCTAAACATGTAATCTTACCGCCAAGATATGTGTGTAACGAAGCCAAACATGTATTAAAGGTGAACCCACCAGATGTGACAGCGCCATCATAACCTCGACCACTTTAATTAATTGACAAAAAGTTAGGAAGATTAAATCATATTTGATCTCCTAGCTAAAACAACAATAATGCAGAAGTTGCCACACTCCAGTTATTGTTCGTTACTCCACGGTAGTCATCGTAGACACTTACAAAATAGATCTTATGTATCAGTGCCTCCAATTTGTTTGAAATTTGGACATGAAAGGTAAGTTCACTCAGATTCAAACCAAATGTATGCATGCGTATGAAAATGTATGTACACAAATACACTTACATGACCTAAAACTATAAATTCTATACTCGGAATTACAGACCAAAATTCTATAGACGAAAGTACTCCCTGCCTCCCAATTTCTAAGAACCCTAATGGAACTACATTTACAGTACAAACAAACATCCAGTTCGTTCAGCctgtaaattttcaaataaagagCAGAAGcaataatgaagaaaaagaagaacatTACATAGCGTGACGATCTTCGTCGGATGAATCGTGAAGGTCATCGACCTCTTCGACGAGCAACTCCTCGAGATCGAGCTCCAAAATCTGCTCGATCTGGTGTCTCTCTCGCTCGCTTATGTTTTCGTCCGCCATTCACGTTAGGGTTTTACAGGGAAAGGTTACCGGCATGGCAATGGGGACATTACGCCTCCGCCGCAAAATTTTCAGCTGAGACAGTCTCCGACTCCCAGTCCCAGTCCCACCCTAAAATCAAACACGCTTATTATTTACCCATATAATATTTCTGTTAGCTATTACAGATCAACAgggtaatgatttttttttttcagaacaaACTGTGTAATGGTTTATTTACGATCTAccggtaaattttaattaaactgCTGTGTTTTATTAATGGGTTTTTTCTATTTTGGGTTAATATTactttaaataaacatttataatGTTACaagcaaaaataaacatttatattctttattaatttcaaatttactatttttaaagtttcttatttacaaaaatacggtagAAAAACTCCCCTGCATGCGCATGACGAGAAGTGTGGCCACACACACGCGCGCATGTGCGGCGAGTGAGACTCACACGCAAGTGAGGGACAAAGCCTTCGTAGTAGCCCTCGACGCTCACAAACCGTAGCGTCGTAACGTTAAAGCAGCAGTGGTTGCCACGTGGCGAATTCGGACAAAGTGGATTTTACGTGTAGGGCTTTTTTTCTCAACGCAAAACAACTAaacaacaacacaaaaacaactagAAAACAACTTAACCATAACATATAAATCAATTAAAGTTGTTTGCAACATCTTATttcaactttaaaatattatataaaattaagttgtttttatgttgttctaAAATTATTATGCATTGTTATACATTACACTAACTGTTCAACAAGTGAAAAAAATAGAGTtttacatgttaaaataaaaacttatatTATCTCTTATATTAAGACATGGAAAATAATAAGAGAACACGAATTATGttgattttgaattaagtgAAAAATTGATAGGAAGAGATtataaatatgaagaaaaattacTTATATTTAGTAATAACATTATTCGTTGTTTTATCGTTGTTTTAAAGTTGTAAACATGTTGTTTAATTTCGTTGTTTTTTGAGCATGTTGCTTTGACGTTGTTTGTATGTTGAGTTTCAGTAGTCAAAATCTGTAAATTtcctaaattatatatacagttattttaatgtttttatatcGTTGCTAAATGGTTTTTAACAATTTAAAAAAGTCACTAACAACTATtacctttttaaaaaatatatatataattataccaatacttgatgtagaaatttaaaaaataataatagttgttTCTTAATGtactaaaaatataaacaaattacagaataaagtttgcaactGAAATGACATCAAAAtcaataatctattttttttttaaaaaaaaaaaatgcaacttacaaataaataaaatcggACAACAAGTGTATTCTAATCAACTTTGAAGTTCACCATTactaaaaaatcaagtttttttGCATTCAACTGCAGAAGCAGGACAAAAACATAAATAGTGAAggcatttacaaaataatatatagacAACTTATAAACAACGCTAACACAACGCTATATCAACATTATCATTAAAAATCTATAGATAAATTGACTAAATCATAAAatcaaaatgaataaaaaataatcccaGAACTACGAAAAAgctcaacttaaaaaaaaaaatacaattgaaATATGTCTTCTTTCTTTAGGCTAGTGAAAACTCAATTCTTTTGGGCATTTCATCAAACACATAGcatgtgtattttttatatacatttatatatatatatatacacacacatacaaaagaaaaaaaaaatccaaacaccaatataatatatttacagAAAAAAGTTTGCAACCATCAATTAATGTACAAGAAAAAACTAAAATgacattcaaaattaataatatatttctgaaaattaaacaaaaaaaaacttacaaattaaTAAAAGCAAATGAGAATGGAGATGAACGATATGGGGAGGGAGATGGACTTTGTGCGGCCATTGAGggatgaggaggaggaggaggtcgATCTTATTGACAGCAAGGGACTTGGAGATGAGTTTTCTGCAATTGAAGATAGGGATGATGAAGTAAAAGATAGAGAAAAAAGAGATTTCGTATAATTGTAATTAACAAAACTTAAAAGGGTATAAATGAAAAAGTTAAATTGTATAGAAGTAAAAAATGACATGTGGcattaaaaatgtaaataattgGTCAAATTTGTCATTTTGTGTAAAAAAAccttttattaatataaaattactgaaatacaaaatattttaaaatgtcaATATTATGAGGGGTGTACAGATCCAATCCCAACCGACCCATCCAATCCCAACCGATCTAATAGAATCGTATATCCAATCATAATTAGATCGGATCGgatacaaatttaaaaaatccaattggatcgaaTCGGATGTTGAATGAGACATTCGATCCAATGGATAACcgaatcgatccaatccaatatcatctaatgtccatccaatcatatttaatatttataattttatatatttaattatttgttttaaaaaatatattaattattaagggCCAGTTTGGCATATTGCCGCGGTGAGAAAAAATAGCCGTAGCCGTGTGGAGAAAAACAATGAAGTAACCGTTAAAAAAGTCGAGCCGAAAGGTTTggtaattataatttttcaagTGTTGCGAGTCGTTAAAattctattataataatgataatattttaatctagttcattaaaatcacaaatatatatatatataaaaatatgttatataaaatttttattttttatatatttttaattatttttttctatagtataaaattatatgtatttgataaaaataatttttgatatttttaaattatatttttatcacttgtaaaaaagaaaattgtagtttataaaaaacataaattgatattgtttgttaataataaaaatataaatataaaatattttttaaaataaaataaaaaattaaaaatttaaatattatttatttttaaatattttttcatttaaaaaatatttttattttttataatatataataaataattaaataaatttttagtaaaaGTAATTTATTATAGAGTCTTTTATTCAAAAGAGCTTTTTCTAAAAGTAAGGTTGTATCAGCTTTAGCTTTTAGCTGTAGCTTTtccataaattttttaataagctGTTTTTTAACTGCTTACCAAACACCTTTTTGTCACAGCTTTTTTAAAAAGCAGTTTTTAGCTTTGCCAAAAATTGTGCCAAACTAGCCTTAATAGGTTTTACTGTGCACCTGTACACattgattaaatattttatataacatTTGCATTTGATgtatttgacttatttattaagACTTTTGCTTATTAAGTTAGATttgtgttatatttttattatgggaTCATGAAAATTATGTTGGATTTGGATTaaactattatttattattggattattaggttttaaattatattttttttctttttaatgaaatCGGCCTAAATAGTGGCTAAAATGGATTGGATTCATTCATTGGAtccattggatggatccaatccaatccaataaaaaaactagttaaagcatccaatggatggaaccgatccaatccaatacatccattagatcggatcggatgactcaattcaattggattggatcggatgggtcCAATGAACACCTCTAGATATTACACACATTTTAGTAtttctcacaaaaaaaaaaaaacacaattattagtgttattcaaaaaaaaaaaaactaaaaaaaaaacactggatacttttataaatgtaaaaaaaaaaaattacaaaaatacgaatacaaaaattaataatatatttctgaaaattaaacaaaaaaaaacttacaaattaaTAAAAGCAAATGAGAATGGAGATGAACGATATGGGGAGGGAGATGGACTTTGTGCGGCCATTGAGggatgaggaggaggaggaggtcgATCTTATTGACAGCAAGGGACTTGGAGATGAGTTTTCTGCAATTGAAGATAGGGATGATGAAGTAAAAGATAGAGAAAAAAGAGATTTCGTATAATTGTAATTAACAAAACTTAAAAGGGTATAAATGAAAAAGTTAAATTGTATAGAAGTAAAAAATGACATGTGGcattaaaaatgtaaataattgGTCAAATTTGTCATTTTGTGTAAAAAAAAccttttattaatataaaattactgaaatacaaaatattttaaaatgtcaATATTATGAGGGGTGTACAGATCCAATCCCAACCGACTCATCCAATCCCAACCGATCTAATAGAATCGTATATCCAATCATAATTAGATCGGATCGgatacaaatttaaaaaatccaattggatcggatcggatgttgAATGAGACATTCGATCCAATGGATAACcgaatcgatccaatccaatatcatctaatgtccatccaatcatatttaatatttataattttatatatttaattatttgttttaaaaaatatattaattattaagggCCAGTTTGGCACAGCTGTGTTGTGAGAAAAAATAGCTGTAGCTGTGCTGTGGAGAAAAACAGCTGTAGCAGAACTGCAGAAAAAAGCTGAGCTGAGTGTTTggtaattataatttttcaagTGTTGCGAGTCGTTAAAattctattataataatgataatgttttaatctagttcattaaaatcacaaatatatatatatataaaaatatgttatataaaatttttattttttatatatttttaattatttttttctatagtataaaattatatgtatttgataaaaataatttttgatatttttaaattatatttttatcacttgtaaaaaagaaaattgtagtttataaaaaacataaattgatattgtttgttaataataaaaatataaatataaaatattttttaaaataaaataaaaaattaaaaatttaaatattatttatttttaaatattttttcatttaaaaaatatttttattttttataatatataataaataattaaataaatttttagtaaaaGTAATTTATTATAGAGTCTTTTATTCAAAAGAGCTTTTTCTAAAAGTAAGGTTGTATCAGCTTTAGCTTTTAGCTGTAGCTTTtccataaattttttaataagctGTTTTTTAACTGCTTACCAAACACCTTTTTGTCACAGCTTTTTTAAAAAGCAGTTTTTAGCTTTGCCAAAAATTGTGCCAAACTAGCCTTAATAGGTTTTACTGTGCACCTGTACACattgattaaatattttatataacatTTGCATTTGATgtatttgacttatttattaagACTTTTGCTTATTAAGTTAGATttgtgttatatttttattatgggaTCATGAAAATTATGTTGGATTTGGATTaaactattatttattattggattattaggttttaaattatattttttttctttttaatgaaatCGGCCTAAATAGTGGCTAAAATGGATTGGATTCATTCATTGGAtccattggatggatccaatccaatccaataaaaaaactagttaaagcatccaatggatggaaccgatccaatccaatacatccattagatcggatcggatgactcaattcaattggattggatcggatgggtcCAATGAACACCTCTAGATATTACACACATTTTAGTAtttctcacaaaaaaaaaacacaattattagtattcaaaaaaaaaaactaaaaaaaaaacactggatacttttataaatgtaaaaaaaaaaattacaaaaatacgaatttatattttttttatgtatgaaAATAAGAACAATTATTTTTGCTTTgatgttatattatattatttaatacaacatgaaaataacgttatttctttaaaaaaaaaatatacataaaaacaattaaataaaaatttgtaaagaatataaaaaaattcataatataGATGAAGTTCAATTCGTAAATaattcattaattatttttataatgagAAATATAAAAAAGTATTTATGGTGTCTAGCATCATCGAACGTGTTATATCGATAttggtataattaaatatcaaattttatctaatttaataaaataatttttatgaaatatcATTAATCATACGCAAGGTACCACCTATAAATGGTGCAATGctcttttataataatatacattattaatttttatacgTCAACACCACTTGGACTAattgtgttaatttttttttttttttagtgtagcgCAGTGAACTTATTAGGGCTTCTCTAACAGTTGATGCTAATATGGGTGGTGTCAGTAAAATTGGGCCTATTTATTCTTAAATTATTGACTTTTCAAAGTAAAATACTAATATTGTTGCTCAGCAAGAGCACCATTCctatcattattttttattatttttttctctttcttcatTCTAATTGGctaattgaaatttttttaatatataaaataaaaaggtgAGTACTCATAGTTGCTTGCATTAAACTTGCCCTTATTGTATTAATTCATGACATCATAGATGTCCTTAGTGCCCAAAAATTGATGGGTGCACCAAAATAATAACGAAAGAGATTATCTGTTGGGATTATATGctttaaataaaacctattttaatataatcttatttattaattgtatatgtattttttaccAAAATATGTGGCATGTAAATCAAGCGCCACATGGTGGAGAGTCC
This window harbors:
- the LOC115720808 gene encoding uncharacterized protein LOC115720808, producing MADENISERERHQIEQILELDLEELLVEEVDDLHDSSDEDRHAIGRGYDGAVTSGGFTFNTCLASLHTYLGDVEDTHNRVAFLEGGAIFNLPIFYLEGVVLFPEATLPLRVIEGNFVAAIERALTQVDVPFTIGVVRANRNRDTGRTKFSTVGTTAEIRQYRRLEDGSLNVVTRGQRRFRLRRRFIDSEGVPCGEIQIIEEDLPLRTPRDALGDRLPLNASHVKLDRSMDGEGSEENSDESFESSLSLTERRIHQSAIISSSIYDSMDESSSSDDDKSDLQLQRADHNSDSSESLHSEPENGDSGLGKISMLRTHSQRQEQHISCLRNSNVNQLRRVPRTFWPFWVYRMYDSYCLAQKASDMWKQIVGAPSLEGLVKKPDLLSFYIGSKIPVSESTRQELLEIDGISYRLRREIELLESVNLIRCRNCQTVIARRSDMLVMSSDGPLGAYVNPHGFVHEVITLYRANDLALMGPAVREYSWFPGYAWTITNCASCETQMGWLFTATNKNLKPRLFWGIRSSQVSDNMR